From the genome of Capsicum annuum cultivar UCD-10X-F1 chromosome 4, UCD10Xv1.1, whole genome shotgun sequence:
agtcattagcgtgaacgacatGTATTATCATACTGTTGAGATAATACTCGAGGAGAGAAGGATCAATGTTTATGAATCCAACGTACCTCTAGTCGacaattttgatcttttttttctcgtggagccactgatgatAATGTTGCCcttcttgttgagggagagtaaactgatgaatcatttgtcaaaggaagtgttgatgaggaaatcatggaattttgaaggttgaaataaatgaatgatccttccaaaagaaaATGCcactaaagcgagcggctcgcacgctcttgcacacatcgaatgtttgctgaccggcacagaaatggcctAGCTAACGAattttctgtgcgacaacgctatggaaaacctgcaagaggtctgggcttatggggtactaactggacgcttgaagcctgtgtatatagaagatcctgtgaaataacaatttttaatttcaagtcacccttcactttattacatgtacatgtagtggtaataatttttttctgatgaaagttgagttttttataatgcaatagattgtcaatctatcGTAAAATATATTGAATCTGTTCTggtagatagtttatctgttgcaataggttggtcatctgttgcattactcCAATATTATTTCTgtgaataatctaagtctaatctgttgcaacagtgtgaagacctatttaataatttccaacaaatgacctaaattttacaacatatgcctaaatttttttgatatttttcaacagttacgcttgaatatccttGTGCTCGACACCACCAaatcagtagcaaatacacacaccaccataaaaattttagcaattaggcttgaatatccatgtacccaacaacaccaaatcagtagcaataatgacaataatgtagtatcttcttgctcgattttgtttctcttcagaagccttgactttgttcaacaaatcccagattacacgatttgcttgtgaagagtatcgttcttcataccaatcaaagtaattgcatccacccaatttctataaaaaagagaacacaattacaaaataattacaagtcaataattaatcaattaattaaataaaaaaatattacctttaaaatcttacaagtaaaaaacctacgatttgaattttgttgagttcaagaagtctttaacagagcttcatgaccgcacttacaatatcaaaaatctttatcacaaaaaatagtggaagatgtgctcgacattgtcaagctcaattggaaaaaaagaaagaaataaattgaagaatttggatagataaaagaagatgacgatgaagaagaagatttgagaatttagggttaaatttttggaggaagatgaatatataagtcAATTGGAGGGGGGAATGACTGTTGGGGGCCAAGTGTCGGCAAGTCAGCAAAATGTGTcagactgacacatttgatgcctattttattttacgtgtttaaaatgaacactatctacttgatgcctattttattttaggtgtttgaactgaacaccatcGATGGAttctgccttttttatttcaattcactttaacctttttacacgtagtgataattttttatgtctaacgaaagttgaatttttataatgcaatagattctccatccgttgtaacagttattctacctgttctgacatataatttatctgttaaaataggttggtcatctattgcattatctcgatgtttctatctaagtccatctgttgcaaaagtggaaagacctgtttgataaattccaacaaattacctacctgttgcaacatatgtctaaatctgtttgacttttccaatagatgtgtcgtctgttgcaacaaatacattatctattgcaatatttgaatctagtattccttttcaattaataagttcaaatctaaggattaaataaaattcatagacaaaataaaataaatcgacaccttcagaaattagctgaaataagtcaacgaataaataaaatgtaaaaatttagTTATGGGTACAAatatcaacaaatacatcaacaacaatttaagtatgatGCCCAAGAATTactttgggttagaataggtataacttgagaaggaggacaacattttagtccagtaactatgacaaactccttccaaccaaaataaacaggcatgccatagtaatttatccacacctcatccatcttatctttgttttcttacataaacctacacttgaaaaattaatatatcattttcatttggaaacaagcattgttgtcctccagcaaatcaaaaggataacaataaatcaaacaagcaacgatgaagaattcgaagatGTTGTGGCTGGaaagcaaggctgtcacgtcaagtgaaggttgaagtcgaaaagaaactcaaagcccaactatttgtagtcgaaTATTAAATTcgcgaggattgaaatgagaaatttgaagAACAGTTGGTTGgaaaagagttgagagaagctgtctagagagggatgagagacaggttgatttgaattgaagagaggaactcgaagcccaactatttatcgtcggaggtagaagtcgccgagggttgaagggagaaattttgcagaactgtcggttgggagagagaggagagaagctgtcgagagagaggagagagtggttgatttggattgaagagggtgtgggttgggttgatttgtatttttgaaaagattagaaagttttgaaaatattaatcaagtccacaattaacttaatcaagttttctaatgatgtttgacctttaagttggtcaatgtcatcaatctttcaatcaaaacttaaaagacatctttccttcaattttctctagttagTAGATGAAGTTGAATTAAtagattaataaaaaataaaatggaaggTAAGGAATATAAGTACACGTCTTAATtggttaaaaatataaaattaaaagtccaataataaattaataattatttaatatttcatattttattatttttaaaaattagtcaaTAGAATgtaattaaagaagatattgaTATTGTTCTTTTTATACTTCTAAAATCACTGTAATTGTGATTAGTTATTAACTATCAattattatttcactatttataattatttttaatatttcattgtttttgaaatatataaatgcTATACAAGAAAAACTCATTAATTTTATGTGAATAAGATATTCTATTAATAAATAATCTTAAAAGAATTCTCCGTACCTAtactattatttctttcatttcattttgGTTAAATGCATTTCATTTTATATGATTATtaagaatttataaaataattctttatttatattaatgGTATTCATTGaacctaaaaatatttattaaaattataattattaatataatatattattaattataaatataaaaaaaataattattaattaattacttaataatttaataattaattaattaatatagagtaatatttatttttaataaaatgaccAACTAAATTGATTCTAAGGAGCAGCAGTAATAGTTGAGTTGCGTATTAATTTATGGGTGGCGGGCGGTTTAGCTTGTTGGTATTAAAGCTGCTAACCCCTCAAAGTGGACCAAACAAGAAACACCCAAGTCATCATTGTTACTTCAATTAATACTCCTAACTCTCACTTCTCTCTCTCTAACCATTTGTTCTCTCTATCTAACCTTGAAAACCAATCTACTCTACTACTACTCTTCTAACCAAAAAAAACCAAACGCTTAAATTTAGTCTTTTACTCCTCTTTATATATGAGTAGTTTTTTCAGTTTATCTCAATAATAATCTCAGCTCTCATAAAATCCCTTTGGCGCCAAAAATGACACAGTTACAATGTGTTCTTGCTGggggagaaggagaaggagaagatgGTAACAGAACAGTTATTGTTGGAGTAAAGATGGATGGTGCAAGTAGAGAGCTATTAACATGGGCTCTTGTCAAAGTTGCTCAACCTGGTGATCGTGTCATTGCTCTTCATGTTCTTAACAATAATGGTATCCGTTTTTCTGCCTATTCAAAATGGAAATATTTTCCTTTCgtaaaatttttttctttttttctgctGCGACTTTTTGACACccctttttgtttgttttcattttctCCCCTTGAAACTAGAATTCTCAGATTGTTTTTCTGTAATTTATCCTGGAAAATGAAATGGTTTCTTCTGCtggttcctttttttttttttttttttttaaaattgggtTTTCCCCCCACctctctttgggacttttctaCAAAATCTCGTTTATTTTAGCTGAAATTGGGAAATTTGGAGTGAGCTTTTTTTCTTTCCTGAAagctgaaactgaaaaaatttCGTGTCATTTTCTCTGTATTTTTTTACCCTCCTTTTTTACAGTTTAAATTGGGAAGCAAGAATTATTGCtaatattattacttttctcAAATTGGAAACTTGAAAATACTGTAACAAGAATTATTAATGCCTgaaatttcttttctttccaaTAGAATGTTTTTTTTGTTGGAACTCTTTTGCCTCAGCTTCTAAAAGAAAGTtgtgtgtttgttttcttgttttggTACATTCCCCTTTCCCTATCCCAGTACAATTTGTCATATTTTtgatgtgatgatgtgaatatttgAATGAGAATTTTGTTCTTTTCTGGGGTTAACATAAAAATGTCGTGTCTTCTTTGAGTTGTCCAAGTAGGACTTTtctgttcttattttctttttttcattttctatttcttctttccGTGCTATATTAAAGTTGTAAGGATTTTGATTATGTTGGCACAGAAATTGTAGATCGTGATGGGAAGTCCTCACTGTTATCGTTGGTCAAAGCATTTGACTCTGTTCTTGCAGTTTATGAAGGCTTCTGTAATCTGAAGCAGGTAAACCTtctgaatttcattattttgccCACAAGGttaagtgtttttattttttggtttgggGCTTAAGTTCAGACTTAAATTTTATGTCTagggaaaatattttatattgatgAAAAACCATTCTCAAGTGTTCTATTTTCTTGTGGGGAGGGACGATGAATGGATTATGACATTGTTGGTGGATGGAAATATTGCGGCATTAATTTTTTGGTCCTTCTAATATGATCTCATAAAGATGGTCCTTTTTttggaagggggggggggggggataaatAAGGATGGGAAATATGTTCTTACAGGCGTCATAAAGTGTTTTTGTCAGTTTGTTTCATATGGTTGATGTCTTGTTGGAGCGAAAGTTCGATATTTTTCTGTTATTATTGCAGGTGGATCTTAAGCTAAAGATCTGCAGAGGTACATCAATCCGAAAAATTATTGTTCGTGAGGCGAATTCTTACTTAGCAACAGATGTTATAGTCGGGGCTGCCAATCATACAATTCGATCATCAGCTTCAGTTGCAAAGTACTGTGCTAGAAAGTTGCCAAAAGATTGTTCAGTCTTGGCTGTTAATAATGGAAAAATTGTTTTTCAAAGGGAGGCCTCATTAGCATCGTATGCCAGTTCAAAAGGTTGACATTACATTTGTTTTTGGTTTATTGAGCAATATCTGTAATTCATAATTACTGACTTTCTAGCTTTGTTTGTTTTCCTGCTTCTGTATGTAGAACTTGAGCATCACCATGGGAATCGTTTGCTTAGTGTAATTCAGAGGACACTGACTAAGAACTCTAGAGCATTAAACGACAGCACCGGGTTGAGGCCAACAAATTCCTGCAGGCAAGATGGTTATCAGACTCTGGGTGAGGCATTACTGAAAGCTGCTTCTGCATCAGCAGAGAATTCCCTTCAACAGAACTGTTCAATCTGTTCACCAGGCAGTCCACTGCCTGATAATTCTTGTATCCAAACACATGAAGAGCCTTCAGACAATAACCATGATGATAATTCAATGGCGATAGTACCCGTGCAGAGGCAGGAGTCAGGTTCTAGTTCAATTACATTGCTGATCAAGGATTTGCCTGAAGTGAGACCTGGTTGGCCATTGCTTAGCCGAGTCATTTTATCAAATCAACAAGCTGCAGACACTTCATCAATAAGAAAACTCTCTGTTGTTCAGTGGGCATTGTGTCTGCCGAGTAGACATCTTTTGTGCATTGAGGATTCAGAGAAGAGAGATCAACAGTCTGCTGCTGATGAAACTCATGCTCCCGTGCTAGATGAAGAAAGTGGTGCAATTGTTCCTGTCAATCACGAGACAACATCCTCCAAATCGTCTCCGGACAATTCACCAAGAACCTTACCAAGAGAATTGGAGGGACTTCATGAGAAGTACTCTGCAACGTGTAGATTATTTAAATTCCAGGAACTTCTCTTAGCAACCTTGAGCTTTTCCTCAGGTTAGTGCTTTTCTCAGCTGCATATTCACAAAAAGACTCCAGAGTGCATATTTATAGTTGACTTACATTCATTTTCATGATTACAGAGAACATTATTGGTAAAGGAGGAAGCAGCCAGGTTTTCAAAGGCTGCCTTCCTGATGGCAAGGAACTGGCTGTGAAGATCTTAAAACAATCTGAAGATGCAGTGCGAGAGTTTGTTTTGGAAATTGAGATTATTATTGCCTTGAGTCACAAAAACATAATCTCCCTATTTGGATTCTGTTTTGAGGACAACCGCCTTCTCCTTGTATATGATTTTCTATCAAGGGGGAGCCTTGAAGAGAATCTACATGGTATGCTAATAGCATTTTCCAAAATATTGACTCTTTCCAATGAAGTTTCTACCATATCATCCTATACTTTGTGTTTTTAGAGGCAAAATATTGTCTAGAAGTAGAATTAGAGCTGTGAACAAATATAGAAGATTTTCAGGTCTTCAATCTTTTTGACTCAGGAGGTTGTTCATTTAGGTAATAATAAGGATCCACTTGTGTTTGGGTGGAAAGAGAGATACAAAGTCGCTGTTGGTGTTGCTGAAGCACTAGAATATCTTCATGGCAGAGATGATCAGCCAGTGATCCACCGTGATGTAAAATCATCAAATATACTACTGTGTGATGATTTTGAGCCGCAGGTACTCTTTTGCTGCTTCTTTCCTGTCATCTTTGGAATAAAGATTGCTACTTTGATCTAGCTAGTAGTTTAGTTGGCCTTTTCCTTTTTCAGCTCTCTGACTTCGGACTAGCTAAATGGGCAACAACCACCTCATCTCATATTACATGCACCGATGTAGCTGGAACCTTTGGGTATGTATTTTCTTTAGCTCTGTAGTCCTGTTCAAACTTCGAGAAACTTGGAGGGGCCGAGTGGAGAGGGAGAGTTGGTTAAGGGGAAATTCTTAATCTGGATACTGCTTTTGATGAAACTTTCATTTATCTTTTAGGGGTCTCACAATATCCTAGCCTCATAGAACAATCTCTTCTTGCTTTGCAATTTTTGGTCTCATACTCAGCATCTGCTGggataatatttttatcatatttggaTGCTTCAAAATCCTACATTTAAACCCTACAATGGCAAAAAGAGAAGATGAAGCCGATTAGTTTCATGGCTCTGTTCGACTGTCTCCCACGTCCTTTAGGCGACACATACGGATGCCACTGCCAAAAGAAATGCCAAGCAAAAAGTTTTGTAAAAGAGTATAATTTGTATTGTAGGATTATTTGCTGAAACTAATCCTTGCCTGTAAGTTCTCATCATATAAAACAATGTGGACTTATTCAAAGAGAAATTGAATAGAAAATGTTTGATGTGTTATTccctttattgatttttttgtggTAAAATGTGTTTTGCTGCAGTTACTTGGCTCCTGAATATTTCATGTATGGAAAGGTTAATGACAAGATTGATGTATATGCATTTGGAGTAGTACTTCTTGAGCTTCTTTCAGGAAGAAAGCCCATAAGTAGCAATTGCCCGAAGGGTCAAGAGAGTCTGGTTATTTGGGTATGTCTGTGTACTCATCTCCTCAATTACCTTCTAACTGAGTTGGTTTTGCATCATAAACTACAACATCAACTGTCCAAATTTGCAGGCAAAGCCAATTCTAACTAGTGGGAAGTATGCCCAATTACTAGATCCACAGTTGAGTTCTGATTATGATTGTGAGCTAGTAGAAAGGATGGTGCTTGCTGCTGCCCTTTGTATCAGACGTGCTCCACGAGCTCGTCCACAAATGAGCATTGTAAGTCATCCCCTTGCTGACTCTGCACGTGTTAAATACCAGGAGAAATCTTAGGCGCATGATCTTTTGAAAGAATCCTTTTAGCATCTAAGTGAATTGAGCGATAATCAGGTGTGAAGTGAGTTCAGGCACTTGCCATGATTGAATGTTGTCAACTTCCCTGTTCTCGTCTTTGGCTTTATGATCTACACCGCGTTCAAGATTGAGGAAATTTATTTAATACTTAGGGATCATGCTTCTCTTTTCTCTATGATTTTCCGCATGCAACaatatttgtatgttttgttAAATCTCCTCGCCCTTTGCTAGACATAGAAGTCTCTAGTGTTCACACGCGCAGGATTTGCAGGTTTCAAAGCTGCTCAAAGGCGATGCTGAAACAACCAAGTGGGTAAGGTTACAAGTCAATGGTTCAGAAGGATCCGACACAAGGCTACCAATAAATGCCATGGAAGGGGCCGATATGTTGGAAGATGACACTTTTTCACAGTCTAATCTCCGGTCACACCTTAACCTTGCATTCCTTGGTGTTGAGGAGGATTCTCTCTCAATGAGCAGCATTGAGCACAATGTCTCATTAGAGGACTATTTACGAGGGAGGTGGAGCCGGTCATCAAGCTTTGACTAACCAATTTTCTTCTAGAGATCAAGTACTCGTTCCATTAATGATTTTTGTGTATAGTGTCTCTTTCATTTTTACTCATTGCCTTCAACTAGAAGGTCGGTCGGGGTTATTTGGTGGGTTTTGGATGAGAGGTTGTTATGGTGGTGCCCTCCTCCTCCTCCCCTCTTAGTCATATTAACTAGATAACATTTTGATGTGCAAGTTTTGTGGGAGAAGGGGTCAGTGATCTTCTCAATCAGAAATCAAGAACTGACCTTAAACTAAGTGTATATGTATTAAATAAACTCTTGTCAAAATTGAGAATCATAGCAATAATTCCTCTGAATTTCTCAGCAAAATGCTAATGAAATACGAGTATTCTTGGTTTCTTCTTCCTTGCTGATATTCGATCAATTGGTTGGCTACTTGAACTTTGACCTTGGTAGCGAGAGTTGGATTGTCGACCTTATAATATCTTCAACCAGTGTCCCTTCCCCTACCCATTTTaacaaccaaagaaaaaaatcacCCTTTGCCCTGTGGGTGCCGGTGGGGTCACTATCATCTTAAATTTCCTCACATGTTTTGTCATTTTTATGTCTGCCTTTGATGATGAAAGGTGCAGATCAAAGTATAGATCAATAGATGTCAAAGATTATAACATGATTGTACAAGTAACCATAGAAATAGAGTTCCATACTGATGAAAAGTGAAGTTGTAAACCACTAAAAAGTAAAGGGACAGACGCATCATTTTCCACTAATGTCCTAAAGGCCATTGTCACCGACAGTTTGGTTTTAATTTCCTCCATTGATTCCTAGTAGTATTATTTTTGGCAAAAGGCTCCTTTCGTCACTAAAAGTGCCCCACAATAAAGGCTAACAACCCTACAAATTTGGTTTCTCCTTCTCACTATTTAGATTGAAAGGTACTTTTGCACAAACCCAAAGAGAAAACTAGTCAAGGTGCAGACGGTGTTTTTGGCATGGAAAAATGTGGGTAGCACCTTTTGCAACAATATTTTCCACATTTTCTATCTGAGGCAAGTTGGGAGATACTTCCTTCCTTCTTAAATAAGTGGTTATCTAACTTTTCATTTTGTTCATGTGGTGTTTTAAATAATCAACAAGATAATAACatgttctttcaattttatccttttcaaataaagagagttttacaaaattaaaaaatacttattaaaaagttACATTCTTTTCTAGATAATTATTAAAGacaagtaataaaaatattctttatatGAGTTGTTAGGGGTATGTCTAAATTAAACAGTCACTTAGTTAGGAAAGAGTGTATGTATTTATGGCttttaaaaatcccaaaatttatcaatttgttataaatatatttacaatgTTTTTCAAGATCTAataatatctatcaagatctagttgatatctatcaggatttgaagtatttgtcttttagtgagaaattatgagtattttccctataaatagaggaattttgttcattgtattagTTATCTTATGAtatctcaagagaaataaagaagtctcccctCTTCTCTCTgtatttattcttcttgttcttattttatatttcataacacattatcagcaaGAGACTCTATCAAAATAAGGTACAACACAAGACTCTACCAAAACAAGGTgatattataaatctaaaggtaatttcaaggttagtaattccttatgttatctgtcttttgctactaataatataactattgttgaatttgaggaaaaataattggtttggaaccatttatattttaaatttattcctcaagaacaatattatcaaaagggataataatatgttgggttcaagtcccattgttttatgcctaagatgcctttatatagataagacgttgagtttgaatctcaatgtaccatactaatgatattatgatgactaagacaaaataatgggtatttggtgaaaagtcatgaaatacgatccattaaatatgctccattccatgaattGAATGTGATAAAAATATATGACAAGTTTGATATATGagaacttacttcattcttgaagtgtatgtgatagcattgcataatatgtctgaaagatcgaagacaagtgattgaatgcacggaTATAAGCGTGGAGGaagaatatgataataatcattaaaagtgataatatttttacacgtttatcatgattataagatatgttggAGAAAATTTTTCTATAACCATATGTATgactcgatttgctcctgaattagcaatatcttaaaagagactaagctatcataatttgataggcttaaggcacgattatattccattcctgggga
Proteins encoded in this window:
- the LOC107852495 gene encoding probable receptor-like serine/threonine-protein kinase At5g57670 isoform X1, coding for MTQLQCVLAGGEGEGEDGNRTVIVGVKMDGASRELLTWALVKVAQPGDRVIALHVLNNNEIVDRDGKSSLLSLVKAFDSVLAVYEGFCNLKQVDLKLKICRGTSIRKIIVREANSYLATDVIVGAANHTIRSSASVAKYCARKLPKDCSVLAVNNGKIVFQREASLASYASSKELEHHHGNRLLSVIQRTLTKNSRALNDSTGLRPTNSCRQDGYQTLGEALLKAASASAENSLQQNCSICSPGSPLPDNSCIQTHEEPSDNNHDDNSMAIVPVQRQESGSSSITLLIKDLPEVRPGWPLLSRVILSNQQAADTSSIRKLSVVQWALCLPSRHLLCIEDSEKRDQQSAADETHAPVLDEESGAIVPVNHETTSSKSSPDNSPRTLPRELEGLHEKYSATCRLFKFQELLLATLSFSSENIIGKGGSSQVFKGCLPDGKELAVKILKQSEDAVREFVLEIEIIIALSHKNIISLFGFCFEDNRLLLVYDFLSRGSLEENLHGNNKDPLVFGWKERYKVAVGVAEALEYLHGRDDQPVIHRDVKSSNILLCDDFEPQLSDFGLAKWATTTSSHITCTDVAGTFGYLAPEYFMYGKVNDKIDVYAFGVVLLELLSGRKPISSNCPKGQESLVIWAKPILTSGKYAQLLDPQLSSDYDCELVERMVLAAALCIRRAPRARPQMSIDLQVSKLLKGDAETTKWVRLQVNGSEGSDTRLPINAMEGADMLEDDTFSQSNLRSHLNLAFLGVEEDSLSMSSIEHNVSLEDYLRGRWSRSSSFD
- the LOC107852495 gene encoding protein kinase STUNTED isoform X2, giving the protein MTQLQCVLAGGEGEGEDGNRTVIVGVKMDGASRELLTWALVKVAQPGDRVIALHVLNNNEIVDRDGKSSLLSLVKAFDSVLAVYEGFCNLKQVDLKLKICRGTSIRKIIVREANSYLATDVIVGAANHTIRSSASVAKYCARKLPKDCSVLAVNNGKIVFQREASLASYASSKELEHHHGNRLLSVIQRTLTKNSRALNDSTGLRPTNSCRQDGYQTLGEALLKAASASAENSLQQNCSICSPGSPLPDNSCIQTHEEPSDNNHDDNSMAIVPVQRQESGSSSITLLIKDLPEVRPGWPLLSRVILSNQQAADTSSIRKLSVVQWALCLPSRHLLCIEDSEKRDQQSAADETHAPVLDEESGAIVPVNHETTSSKSSPDNSPRTLPRELEGLHEKYSATCRLFKFQELLLATLSFSSENIIGKGGSSQVFKGCLPDGKELAVKILKQSEDAVREFVLEIEIIIALSHKNIISLFGFCFEDNRLLLVYDFLSRGSLEENLHGNNKDPLVFGWKERYKVAVGVAEALEYLHGRDDQPVIHRDVKSSNILLCDDFEPQLSDFGLAKWATTTSSHITCTDVAGTFGYLAPEYFMYGKVNDKIDVYAFGVVLLELLSGRKPISSNCPKGQESLVIWAKPILTSGKYAQLLDPQLSSDYDCELVERMVLAAALCIRRAPRARPQMSIVSKLLKGDAETTKWVRLQVNGSEGSDTRLPINAMEGADMLEDDTFSQSNLRSHLNLAFLGVEEDSLSMSSIEHNVSLEDYLRGRWSRSSSFD